Proteins encoded in a region of the Gulosibacter sediminis genome:
- a CDS encoding dolichyl-phosphate-mannose--protein mannosyltransferase: protein MTAPTQLQRDGASTPTPPVGSWADDRWGRWTATPQARRRTEWIIVGIITLVAVLVRFVRLDQPNGIVFDEIYYVPDGWTITNNGYESEWPENKDELWATGDYGGYLNDAEYVVHPPLGKYLIGIFMHLFGVEHVWAWRFGVALFGAASVPLLYLVGKKLFRSIAMGAIPAAMLAIDGHAIAMSRTGILDIFVMFFVLLAFLFLLYDRDDQQRQLASWVAAWRQREHAKDASVPLESTPVKWTSTIDPPAKRPTGPDWGPVVWRRPWFVAMVIALALATSVKWSGLYYLAFYCVLTIALDAYNRKQSGITLWLSSATLKQGPISFLLAVPLTVVIYLTSYAGWFITGRGFNGIVDTGAWQGGNFFEWAKLSLSHFVDYQMQVYEFHSRLAAGHSYNSAPYEWPFLLRPTAFQYTYIDPATDPSCHADQCVQAVTSLSNPLLYWLGTIAVVFLIMMLFVKPRWPYVAILVSYAAGYLPWLLTGRTSVYHFYVIVWLPFMFLAAALALQTLAGEAKDPRKQRTLAVNLITGFFVLAILVSVFFYPVWTGLQIPDWYFNLTHWLPGWY, encoded by the coding sequence GTGACTGCCCCGACCCAACTCCAACGTGACGGCGCGAGCACCCCGACGCCGCCGGTGGGGTCGTGGGCGGACGATCGCTGGGGCCGGTGGACGGCAACGCCGCAGGCTCGGCGCCGCACCGAGTGGATCATCGTCGGCATCATCACGCTCGTCGCGGTGCTCGTGCGGTTCGTGCGGCTCGACCAGCCGAACGGCATCGTCTTTGACGAGATCTACTACGTGCCCGATGGCTGGACCATCACGAACAACGGCTACGAATCCGAGTGGCCCGAGAACAAAGATGAGCTCTGGGCGACGGGCGATTACGGCGGCTACCTCAACGATGCCGAGTACGTCGTTCACCCGCCGCTCGGCAAGTACCTCATCGGCATCTTCATGCACCTGTTCGGGGTCGAGCACGTCTGGGCCTGGCGCTTCGGCGTCGCCCTCTTCGGCGCCGCCTCAGTGCCGCTGCTCTACCTCGTCGGCAAGAAGCTGTTCCGCTCGATCGCGATGGGCGCGATCCCCGCGGCGATGCTCGCGATCGACGGCCACGCCATCGCGATGAGCCGCACGGGCATCCTCGACATCTTCGTGATGTTTTTCGTGCTGCTCGCCTTCCTTTTCCTCCTCTACGACCGCGACGACCAGCAGCGGCAGCTCGCGAGCTGGGTGGCGGCGTGGCGGCAGCGCGAGCACGCGAAGGATGCGTCGGTGCCGCTTGAGAGCACGCCGGTCAAGTGGACGAGCACGATCGACCCGCCCGCCAAGCGGCCGACCGGTCCGGACTGGGGTCCGGTCGTCTGGCGCCGCCCCTGGTTCGTGGCGATGGTCATTGCCCTCGCGCTCGCCACGAGCGTGAAGTGGTCGGGCCTCTACTACCTCGCGTTCTACTGCGTGCTCACGATCGCGCTCGACGCATACAACCGCAAGCAGTCGGGCATCACGCTCTGGCTCTCGTCGGCGACGCTGAAGCAGGGGCCCATCTCGTTCCTGCTCGCCGTGCCGCTCACGGTCGTCATCTACCTCACGAGCTACGCGGGCTGGTTCATCACCGGTCGCGGCTTCAACGGCATCGTCGACACCGGCGCGTGGCAGGGCGGCAACTTCTTCGAGTGGGCGAAGCTGTCGCTCTCGCACTTCGTCGACTATCAGATGCAGGTCTACGAGTTCCACTCGCGGCTCGCGGCGGGGCACTCCTACAACTCGGCGCCGTACGAGTGGCCGTTCCTGCTGCGACCCACCGCATTCCAGTACACCTACATCGACCCGGCGACCGACCCGAGCTGCCATGCCGACCAGTGCGTGCAGGCGGTCACCTCGTTGTCGAACCCGCTGCTGTACTGGCTCGGCACGATCGCCGTCGTGTTCCTCATCATGATGCTGTTCGTGAAGCCGCGCTGGCCGTACGTCGCGATTCTCGTGTCGTACGCGGCGGGCTACCTGCCCTGGCTGCTCACGGGCCGCACCTCGGTGTACCACTTCTACGTCATCGTCTGGCTGCCGTTCATGTTCCTCGCGGCCGCCCTCGCGCTCCAGACGCTCGCGGGCGAAGCGAAGGATCCGCGAAAACAGCGCACGCTCGCCGTCAACCTCATTACCGGGTTCTTTGTGCTTGCGATCCTCGTGTCGGTGTTCTTCTACCCGGTGTGGACCGGCCTGCAGATTCCCGACTGGTACTTCAACCTCACTCACTGGCTGCCGGGCTGGTACTAG
- the rsmI gene encoding 16S rRNA (cytidine(1402)-2'-O)-methyltransferase has protein sequence MLILAGTPIGNLGDASSRLADTLRAADLIACEDTRTTAKLLGLLEVTERPKLIALHEHNEHEAADEVARLAAAQTVVLVSDAGMPAISDPGFRVVRACAEAGVTVTSVPGPSAVITALAVAGLPTDRFCFEGFVPRKQSDRAKLVEQLADEPRTTVLYESPHRLATTLDDFAAAWPARQVVVCRELTKLHEEVRRGTCAELAQWASEGVRGEIVLVLAGAEAREVQLDDAVAEVLRLAAGGLRLKDAAAEVEARTGLRKRALYDAALAARGVNGAV, from the coding sequence ATGCTCATCCTTGCCGGAACCCCGATCGGCAATCTCGGGGACGCCTCGAGTCGCCTGGCCGACACCCTGCGCGCGGCCGACCTCATCGCGTGCGAGGACACCCGCACCACGGCGAAGTTGCTCGGCCTGCTCGAGGTCACCGAGCGCCCGAAGCTCATCGCGCTACACGAACACAACGAGCACGAGGCGGCGGATGAGGTAGCCCGCCTGGCCGCCGCGCAGACGGTCGTGCTCGTGTCGGATGCGGGCATGCCGGCGATCTCCGACCCCGGCTTCCGCGTCGTGCGGGCCTGTGCCGAGGCCGGCGTGACGGTCACGTCGGTGCCCGGGCCAAGCGCGGTCATCACGGCGCTCGCGGTGGCCGGCTTGCCGACCGATCGCTTCTGCTTCGAGGGCTTCGTGCCGCGCAAGCAGTCCGACCGGGCGAAGCTCGTCGAGCAGCTTGCCGACGAACCCCGAACAACGGTGCTCTACGAGTCGCCGCACCGCCTCGCGACCACGCTCGACGACTTCGCCGCCGCGTGGCCCGCGCGCCAGGTCGTCGTCTGCCGCGAACTCACCAAGCTGCACGAGGAGGTGCGTCGCGGCACCTGCGCTGAGCTCGCGCAGTGGGCGAGCGAGGGCGTGCGGGGCGAGATCGTGCTCGTGCTCGCGGGCGCGGAGGCGCGCGAGGTGCAGCTCGACGACGCCGTTGCCGAGGTGCTGCGGCTCGCGGCGGGCGGCCTGCGGCTCAAGGATGCGGCGGCCGAGGTCGAGGCTCGCACGGGCCTGCGCAAGCGCGCGCTCTACGACGCGGCGCTCGCGGCACGCGGTGTGAATGGTGCCGTATGA
- the metG gene encoding methionine--tRNA ligase, translating to MASGESFYVTTPIFYVNDVPHIGHAYAEVAADVLARWHRQRGDDTWFLTGTDEHGQKIMRSAVANGMTPREWADKLVDGAWKPMLKTLNLSNDDFIRTTEERHETRVQKFLTHLNDAGYIYEDEFEALYCVGCEEFKPDNEIVDGEGQYEGQKVCAIHSKPLELMAERNYFFKLSDFQQRLLDFYEANPTFVQPQSARNEVVSFVRSGLHDLSISRTSFDWGVRVPWDDAHIVYVWVDALLNYITAVGYGDDDGNFDRRWPANHIVGKDIIRFHAVIWPAMLMAAGIEPPQRVFATGWLLVGGEKMSKSKLTGIEPSEITDTFGSDAFRYYFMRAIHLGQDGSFSWEDLHARYNSELANGLGNLASRVVAMVNKYFDGEIPAAASTHVDDLALLDLAKSAVAGAEDAIDRFAIDQTIAEVWRLVDALNQFITDQAPWQLAKDDSLRERLEGVLGTAVRGLGILAVLLHPIIPLASEKLWAAVGGEGELGEVRPDAALEWRSTGRIGELQALFPRIDQAD from the coding sequence ATGGCTTCTGGCGAATCGTTCTACGTCACCACTCCCATCTTCTACGTCAATGACGTGCCCCACATCGGGCATGCGTATGCGGAGGTGGCTGCTGACGTGCTTGCCCGCTGGCACCGTCAGCGCGGCGACGACACCTGGTTCCTGACCGGCACCGACGAGCACGGGCAGAAGATCATGCGCTCGGCCGTCGCGAACGGCATGACGCCGCGCGAGTGGGCCGACAAGCTCGTCGACGGCGCGTGGAAGCCGATGCTCAAGACGCTCAACCTCTCGAACGACGACTTCATTCGTACGACCGAGGAGCGCCACGAGACCCGCGTGCAGAAGTTCCTGACGCACCTCAACGACGCCGGCTACATCTACGAAGACGAGTTCGAGGCGCTCTACTGCGTGGGTTGCGAGGAATTCAAGCCCGACAACGAAATCGTCGACGGCGAGGGCCAGTACGAGGGCCAAAAGGTCTGCGCGATCCACTCGAAGCCGCTCGAGCTCATGGCCGAGCGCAACTACTTCTTCAAGCTTTCCGACTTCCAGCAGCGCCTGCTCGACTTCTACGAGGCGAACCCGACCTTCGTGCAGCCGCAGTCGGCGCGCAACGAGGTCGTCAGCTTCGTGCGCAGCGGCCTGCACGACCTGTCGATCTCGCGCACGAGCTTCGACTGGGGCGTGCGGGTGCCGTGGGACGACGCGCACATCGTCTACGTCTGGGTCGACGCGCTGCTCAACTACATCACGGCAGTCGGCTACGGCGACGACGACGGCAACTTCGACCGCCGCTGGCCCGCGAACCACATTGTCGGTAAGGACATCATCCGCTTCCACGCGGTGATCTGGCCCGCCATGCTCATGGCCGCGGGCATCGAGCCGCCGCAGCGCGTCTTCGCGACCGGCTGGCTGCTCGTGGGCGGCGAGAAGATGTCGAAGTCGAAGCTCACCGGCATCGAGCCGAGCGAGATCACCGACACCTTCGGCTCCGACGCGTTCCGTTACTACTTCATGCGCGCCATCCACCTCGGCCAGGACGGCTCGTTCTCGTGGGAGGACCTCCACGCGCGCTACAACTCCGAGCTCGCGAACGGCCTCGGCAACCTCGCCTCGCGCGTCGTCGCGATGGTGAACAAGTACTTCGATGGCGAGATCCCGGCCGCGGCTTCGACCCATGTCGATGACCTCGCCCTCCTCGACCTCGCGAAGTCCGCGGTGGCCGGTGCTGAGGACGCCATCGACCGCTTCGCGATCGACCAGACCATCGCCGAAGTCTGGCGGCTCGTCGACGCGCTCAACCAGTTCATCACCGACCAGGCGCCCTGGCAGCTCGCGAAGGACGACTCGCTGCGCGAGCGCCTCGAGGGCGTGCTCGGCACGGCCGTGCGCGGCCTCGGCATTCTCGCGGTGCTGCTGCACCCGATCATCCCGCTCGCGTCCGAGAAGCTCTGGGCCGCGGTCGGCGGCGAGGGCGAGCTCGGCGAGGTACGGCCGGATGCGGCGCTCGAGTGGCGCTCGACCGGTCGCATCGGCGAGCTGCAGGCGCTGTTCCCGCGCATCGACCAGGCCGACTAG
- a CDS encoding TatD family hydrolase, with protein sequence MTVSQHPRKRDATAEHGQRRDLRYPDVPEALAVPSYDNHTHLEIEDGEAGLELAEHLELAAQAGVVGAITVGGDLPSSRWQVEAANAHERLLAAVAIHPNEAPRYAEAGELDEGLAEIARLAQDARVAAIGETGLDYFRTSGDEALRAQHASFEGHIDIAKRERLPMQIHDRDAHDDVVALLRRVGAPEGTVFHCFSGGPELAQIAGDEGWYCSFAGNITFKNAQLLRDALQVVPRERILVETDAPFLTPVPFRGRPNAPYLIPVTIRFMAAELGVDAEELAAQIASNTLDLYGPFGVEARASWRAARRG encoded by the coding sequence GTGACCGTCTCGCAGCATCCGCGCAAGCGCGACGCGACGGCCGAGCACGGCCAGCGCCGCGACCTGCGGTATCCGGACGTGCCCGAGGCGCTCGCGGTGCCGAGCTACGACAACCACACGCACCTCGAGATCGAGGACGGTGAGGCGGGGCTCGAGCTCGCCGAGCACCTCGAGCTCGCGGCCCAGGCCGGCGTCGTCGGAGCGATCACCGTCGGCGGCGACCTGCCGTCGAGCCGGTGGCAGGTCGAGGCGGCGAACGCGCACGAGCGCCTGCTCGCGGCCGTCGCGATTCACCCGAACGAGGCCCCGCGCTACGCCGAGGCCGGAGAGCTCGACGAGGGCCTCGCCGAGATCGCGCGGCTCGCGCAGGATGCTCGGGTCGCGGCGATCGGCGAGACCGGCCTCGACTACTTCCGCACCTCGGGCGACGAGGCGCTGCGCGCGCAGCACGCGTCGTTCGAGGGGCACATCGACATTGCCAAGCGCGAGCGGCTGCCGATGCAGATCCACGACCGCGACGCGCACGACGACGTGGTCGCCCTGCTGCGCCGCGTCGGCGCGCCCGAGGGCACGGTGTTCCACTGCTTCTCTGGCGGCCCCGAGCTCGCGCAGATCGCCGGCGACGAGGGCTGGTACTGCTCGTTCGCGGGCAACATCACCTTCAAGAACGCGCAGCTGCTGCGCGACGCGCTCCAGGTCGTGCCGCGCGAGCGCATCCTGGTCGAGACCGATGCGCCGTTCCTGACGCCCGTCCCGTTCCGTGGCCGGCCGAACGCGCCCTACCTGATTCCGGTCACCATCCGCTTCATGGCGGCCGAGCTCGGCGTCGACGCCGAGGAGCTCGCGGCGCAGATCGCGAGCAACACACTCGACCTTTACGGCCCGTTCGGCGTCGAAGCACGAGCCTCGTGGCGGGCGGCGCGACGTGGCTGA
- the rsmA gene encoding 16S rRNA (adenine(1518)-N(6)/adenine(1519)-N(6))-dimethyltransferase RsmA: protein MADVQLLGPAQIRDLAERLDLQPTKKLGQNFVHDHGTVRRIVATAEVTPGEHALEVGPGLGSLTLALLEAGARVTAIEIDPRLAEQLPLTVAERAPGAELRVVESDALKVDAVEGDPVALVANLPYNVSVPVLLHLLARVPSLRRGVVMVQREVGERIAAGPGSKIYGAPSVKAAWYGQWRTAGLVGRKVFWPVPNVDSILVEFRAHDEPLGDDALRRRLFELVDAAFGQRRKMLRQALAPSFGGSAQEASAALERVGLEPTARGEQLAADDFLRLARDAS, encoded by the coding sequence GTGGCTGACGTCCAACTGCTCGGCCCGGCGCAGATCCGCGACCTCGCGGAGCGGCTCGACCTGCAGCCGACGAAGAAGCTCGGCCAGAACTTCGTGCACGATCACGGCACGGTGCGCCGCATCGTGGCGACGGCCGAGGTGACGCCGGGGGAGCACGCGCTCGAGGTCGGGCCCGGCCTTGGCTCGCTCACGCTCGCCCTGCTCGAGGCGGGCGCGCGCGTGACCGCGATCGAGATCGACCCTCGCCTCGCCGAGCAGCTGCCGCTCACGGTGGCCGAGCGCGCGCCGGGCGCCGAGCTGCGGGTCGTCGAGTCGGATGCGCTCAAGGTCGATGCCGTCGAGGGCGACCCCGTCGCGCTCGTCGCGAACCTGCCCTACAACGTCTCGGTGCCGGTGCTGCTGCACCTGCTCGCGCGCGTGCCCTCGCTGCGCCGCGGCGTCGTCATGGTGCAGCGTGAGGTCGGCGAGCGCATCGCCGCCGGCCCAGGCTCGAAGATCTACGGCGCCCCGAGCGTGAAGGCCGCCTGGTATGGGCAGTGGCGCACGGCCGGCCTCGTCGGCCGCAAGGTGTTCTGGCCCGTGCCGAACGTTGACTCGATCCTCGTCGAGTTCCGCGCTCACGACGAGCCCCTCGGTGACGACGCACTGCGCCGGCGCCTGTTCGAGCTTGTCGACGCCGCCTTCGGCCAGCGGCGCAAGATGCTGCGCCAGGCGCTCGCGCCGAGCTTCGGCGGTTCGGCCCAGGAGGCCTCGGCGGCGCTTGAACGCGTCGGACTCGAGCCGACGGCGCGCGGCGAGCAGCTCGCGGCCGACGACTTTCTGCGCCTCGCGCGCGACGCCTCCTAG
- a CDS encoding 4-(cytidine 5'-diphospho)-2-C-methyl-D-erythritol kinase — protein MTDAPRRVTATAPGKVNVTLSVGEVADDGYHPLATLFMALNLVEQVEAREAETLSLRFAPGPIDTEGLEAGEGNLAIRAARLLAEFTGRAPLAELVIRKQVPIAGGMGGGSADAAATLVALDALWQTNLTREDLADLGAKLGSDVPFALLGNVAVGTGRGTELAPTLAGGAFEWVLRLSDEGMSTPATYRALDEHRAQHASHLFTKPVPVVPQAALLALRSGDPVALADAMQNDLQAPALRLRPDLVEALEFGEGAGALAGIVSGSGPTLAFLAADAAAADALAEQFRARGDTVVRANGPSGGARILAD, from the coding sequence ATGACAGACGCACCGCGGCGCGTGACGGCGACGGCCCCAGGCAAGGTCAACGTCACGCTGTCTGTGGGCGAGGTCGCCGACGACGGGTACCACCCGCTCGCGACGCTGTTCATGGCGCTCAACCTCGTCGAGCAGGTCGAGGCCCGCGAGGCCGAAACGCTGTCGCTGCGCTTCGCGCCCGGCCCGATCGACACCGAGGGGCTCGAGGCGGGCGAGGGCAACCTCGCGATCCGAGCCGCGCGGCTGCTCGCCGAGTTCACCGGTCGCGCGCCGCTCGCCGAGCTCGTGATCCGCAAGCAGGTGCCGATCGCCGGCGGCATGGGCGGTGGCTCGGCCGACGCGGCCGCGACGCTCGTGGCCCTCGACGCGCTCTGGCAGACGAACCTCACACGCGAGGACCTCGCCGATCTCGGCGCGAAGCTCGGCAGTGACGTGCCGTTCGCGCTGCTCGGCAACGTCGCCGTCGGCACCGGCCGCGGCACCGAGCTCGCGCCGACGCTCGCCGGAGGCGCTTTCGAGTGGGTGCTGCGGCTCAGCGACGAGGGCATGTCGACCCCCGCGACCTACCGCGCGCTCGACGAACACCGCGCCCAGCACGCGAGCCACCTCTTCACGAAGCCGGTTCCCGTGGTGCCCCAGGCCGCGCTGCTCGCGCTGCGCTCGGGCGACCCGGTCGCGCTCGCCGACGCAATGCAGAACGACCTGCAGGCGCCGGCGCTGCGGCTGCGCCCCGACCTCGTCGAGGCGCTCGAGTTTGGCGAGGGCGCCGGCGCGCTCGCCGGCATCGTTTCGGGCTCGGGCCCGACGCTCGCGTTCCTCGCGGCGGATGCGGCGGCGGCGGATGCGCTGGCCGAGCAGTTCCGCGCGCGTGGCGACACCGTCGTGCGCGCGAACGGGCCGAGTGGCGGCGCTCGTATCCTCGCCGACTAG